From a single Capsicum annuum cultivar UCD-10X-F1 chromosome 12, UCD10Xv1.1, whole genome shotgun sequence genomic region:
- the LOC107849319 gene encoding uncharacterized protein LOC107849319, producing MGLMPVFVADVDGFVDYAMTLEPFQLDGLVKCPCSKCKCKNYEKPDIIKLYLYRNGFKEDYTVWTSHGEVDNSFVRSQNYVAGGSSGMVEPDVQNYRIHDMIRDAYRMYFDFESGDHIEEAPNDESKYWNIPQGTVDAVIDLMHELVDPNLEIPDNFYKAKRLVSKLGLSSMRIDCSENGCMLYYKDDIDLESCKFCQRAHFKKPPSGKKVVVKAMHYLPLIPRLKRLFASNRSAPHMRWHHENRRLPGVMCHPSDGEAWKYFDRKYPEFVAEPRNIRLDLCSDGFTPYSVSATPYSCWPVYLTPYNIPPEMCITSPYIFLNCSISGPRNPKIMIDVYLQPLIDELNQLWIEGVETFDVLLKQTFNLRVVLMWTISDFPAYGMLSGWMTAGKNMKNAFRKNTVDRDCPPPIYTGEQVWEKVQHFPKDTEEQSYKFDGYGVAHNWTK from the exons ATGGGGTTGATGCCTGTATTTGTAGCCGATGTCGATGGTTTTGTGGACTATGCAATGACACTAGAACCTTTTCAACTTGATGGCTTGGTTAAGTGTCCTTGTAGTAAATGTAAATGCAAGAATTATGAAAAACCTGATATTATTAAGCTTTATCTATATCGAAATGGGTTTAAAGAAGATTATACAGTGTGGACTAGTCATGGAGAAGTTGATAATAGTTTTGTCAGATCTCAAAACTATGTTGCTGGTGGAAGTTCTGGGATGGTGGAACCTGATGTCCAAAATTATAGAATACACGACATGATTCGAGATGCATATAGgatgtattttgattttgaatctgGTGATCATATTGAAGAAGCTCCCAATGATGAATCTAAAT ATTGGAATATTCCTCAGGGGACAGTGGATGCTGTGATTGACCTTATGCATGAATTAGTTGACCCGAATCTAGAGATACCTGATAATTTCTACAAGGCAAAGAggttggtgtcaaagttaggatTGTCGTCGATGAGAATCGATTGTAGTGAAAACGGCTGCATGTTATACTACAAGGATGACATTGATCTAGAATCTTGTAAGTTTTGTCAAAGAGCTCATTTTAAAAAACCTCCCAGCGGGAAGAAAGTTGTTGTGAAGGCAATGCATTActtacctcttataccaaggcTAAAGAGGTTATTTGCATCAAATAGGTCAGCTCCTCACATGAGATGGCATCATGAAAATAGAAGACTgcctggtgttatgtgtcatccatctgatggagaggcctGGAAGTATTTTGATAGAAAATATCCAGAGTTTGTAGCCGAACCACGAAATATTAGGTTGGATTTATGTTCCGATGGATTCACTCCATACTCTGTTTCTGCTACACCATATTCTTGTTGGCCTGTATATTTGACACCATATAATATTCCACCTGAGATGTGCATAACCAGTCCTTATATATTTCTCAATTGTAGTATTTCTGGCCCACGTAATCCAAAAATCATGATTGATGtatacttgcaacctttgattgatgagtTGAATCAATTGTGGATTGAAGGGGTTGAAACATTTGATGTGTTGCTTAAGCAAACTTTTAATTTGCGGGTTGTCTTAATGTGGACTATTAGTGATTTTCCTGCTTACGGAATGTTGTCCGGGTGGATGACAGCTGGCAA gaatatGAAAAATGCATTTAGAAAGAATACGGTTGATCGAGACTGTCCACCTCCAATCTATACGGGAGAACAAGTTTGGGAGAAGGTTCAGCACTTTCCAAAGGATACAGAAGAACAATCGTATAAATTTGATGGCTATGGTGTAGCACATAATTGGACAaaatag